A single region of the Pyricularia oryzae 70-15 chromosome 4, whole genome shotgun sequence genome encodes:
- a CDS encoding beta-glucosidase C, which yields MRTDLTTLAAALLPLGVSCNYLPLISSASYSAVNSRADVLPPYKNSSYSVDERVEDLIKRMTIEEKAGQLFHFMVSQGPLNDSTRGNSTDTMVAKMLLSHFNLSGDLVDAKETAKFINEVQQLALQTRLGIPVTISSDPRHSFTENLGTGFRAGAFSEWPESLGLAAIRDPSLVRKFAEVAREEYLAVGIRAALHPQVDLATEPRWARLGNTWGENATLTSELLVEYIKGFQGEEIGPRSVTTVTKHFPGGGPMENGEDSHFVYGKNQTYPGNNFDYHLIPFKAAIAAGARQMMPYYSRPIGTKYDPVGFSFNKQIVTGLLREELGFEGIVVSDWGLITDGVILGQDMPARAWGVEHLSELERAAMVLNAGVDQFGGEQRPELIVQLVKEGTISEERIDVSVRRLMREKFLLGLFDNPFVDPEAAAKLVGTEEYLRLGKDAQRRAYTLLTNKDEILPLKNTDAATKFYVEGFNATLLEARKFTVVKTPQEADLALLRLQAPYEPRPGGFEANYHAGSLEFNATEKARQAAIYSAVPTIVDLMLDRPAAVPEIFESAAAVLGSFGSGSEAFLDVVFGQASPEGRLPFDLPRSQKAVEASREDVPYDTENPVFRFGDGLRYTQ from the coding sequence ATGAGAACCGACCTGACCACCTTGGCCGCGGCCCTGCTCCCTCTGGGGGTGAGCTGCAACTACCTCCCTCTCATCAGCTCTGCTTCGTACAGTGCAGTGAACAGCAGGGCGGATGTTCTGCCCCCTTACAAGAACTCTTCGTACTCGGTCGACGAGCGTGTAgaggacctcatcaagcGCATGACCATTGAAGAGAAGGCCGGTCAGCTCTTCCACTTCATGGTCAGCCAGGGTCCCCTCAACGATTCGACCCGGGGCAACAGCACCGACACCATGGTGGCCAAGATGCTCCTGAGCCACTTCAACCTGTCGGGCGACCTGGTCGACGCCAAGGAGACGGCCAAGTTCATCAACGAGGTCCAGCAGCTCGCCCTGCAGACCCGCCTCGGCATCCCCGTCACCATCTCGTCGGACCCGCGCCACAGCTTTACCGAGAACCTTGGCACGGGCTTCCGCGCCGGCGCCTTTTCCGAGTGGCCCGAGTCGCTGGGCCTCGCCGCCATCCGCGACCCCAGCCTGGTCCGCAAGTTCGCCGAGGTCGCCCGCGAGGAGTACCTCGCCGTGGGCATCCGCGCCGCCCTGCACCCGCAGGTCGACCTGGCCACCGAGCCCAGGTGGGCCCGCCTCGGCAACACGTGGGGCGAGAACGCCACCCTCACCTCGGAGCTCCTGGTCGAGTACATCAAGGGCTTCCAGGGCGAGGAGATCGGCCCCCGCAGCGTCACCACCGTCACCAAGCACTTCCCCGGCGGTGGCCCCATGGAGAACGGCGAGGACTCGCACTTTGTCTACGGCAAGAACCAGACCTACCCCGGAAACAACTTTGACTACCACCTTATCCCCTTCAAggccgccatcgccgccggcgCGAGGCAGATGATGCCCTACTACTCCCGCCCCATCGGCACCAAGTACGACCCCGTCGGCTTCTCCTTCAACAAGCAGATCGTCACTGGCCTGCTCAGGGAAGAGCTCGGGTTCGAGGGCATCGTGGTCTCCGACTGGGGCCTGATCACCGACGGCGTCATCCTCGGACAGGACATGCCTGCCCGCGCGTGGGGCGTCGAGCACCTGTCTGAGCTCGAGCGCGCCGCCATGGTCCTCAACGCCGGCGTCGACCAGTTTGGCGGCGAACAGCGGCCCGAGCTGATCGTGCAGCTGGTCAAGGAGGGCACCATCAGCGAGGAGCGCATCGACGTGTCCGTCAGACGTCTGATGCGCGAAAAGTTCCTCCTCGGCCTGTTCGACAACCCCTTTGTCGACcccgaggccgccgccaagcTGGTCGGCACCGAGGAGTACCTCCGCCTGGGCAAGGACGCCCAGCGCAGGGCCTACACGCTCCTGACCAACAAGGACGAGATCCTCCCGCTCAAGAACACCGACGCCGCGACCAAGTTCTACGTCGAGGGCTTCAACGCCACCCTCCTCGAGGCGCGCAAGTTCACCGTCGTCAAGACGCCGCAGGAGGCCGACCTGGCCCTCCTCCGCCTGCAGGCGCCGTACGAGCCGCGCCCCGGCGGCTTCGAGGCCAACTACCACGCCGGGTCGCTCGAGTTCAACGCGACCGAGAAGGCGCGCCAGGCCGCCATCTACTCGGCCGTGCCCACCATCGTCGACCTCATGCTCGACAGGCCGGCCGCCGTCCCCGAGATCTTTgagagcgccgccgccgtgctcGGCAGcttcggcagcggcagcgagGCCTTTTTGGATGTTGTCTTTGGCCAGGCCTCGCCCGAGGGAAGGCTGCCCTTTGACCTGCCCCGCTCGCAAAAGGCTGTCGAGGCGTCGAGGGAGGACGTGCCGTACGACACTGAGAACCCCGTCTTTAGGTTTGGTGATGGTTTGAGGTATACCCAGTAA
- a CDS encoding phenylalanine and histidine ammonia-lyase — MASARTFTDLILSQWQDHPHCAEKTKTTRVPISGGDLTIADVVAVSRHLKQVRLTPESVRAINACSNIIADKIARGEIIYGVNTGFGGSADARSDDLDRVQQILISHLTCGIISDAGNGGPKSDQSNGHAQNNGHSTQSSEETKAIAPLPLTDALAATCMPESWARASMLIRLNSLAGGASGIRVELAESLVNLLNKDVVPRIPVRGSISASGDLSALAWIAALMQGKTSATAYSGPRDGQGKTARRVTRADVALADAGISPITLHAKEGLAIVNGTAVSAAVAALAAHESLHLAALSQVLTAMSVEALRGTDESFDPFIGRVRQHPGQVDSARNIKAFVAGSKLLKGPPTRGDGFTLRQDRYSIRTASQWIGPVLEDFGLAYDQLTTELNSVTDNPLIDAASDRVLHGGNFQARAVTSAVEKLRQGLQSIGRMLFTQCTEMINPATSWGLPPNLCSDDPNDSFLFKGLDVVVAALTSELGFLANPVGSHVQTAEMGNQAINSLALVSARYTLEAVDVLSQLAAAHLLALCQALDLRAVEIEGKRVGSPDATKYLGRAARRMYRFVRHDLGIPFLGERHLASSYGQVGATANVSPSMGLYNTRVYESIRSGRLYQVVVECLRDVER, encoded by the coding sequence ATGGCTTCAGCACGCACATTCACTGACCTGATTCTGTCGCAGTGGCAGGATCATCCACACTGCGCCgaaaagaccaagacgacgagAGTGCCCATCAGCGGGGGAGACTTGACCATCGCCGATGTCGTGGCGGTTTCGAGGCACTTGAAGCAGGTCCGTCTTACACCTGAGTCGGTAAGGGCTATAAATGCATGCAGCAACATTATCGCGGATAAAATCGCTCGGGGGGAGATCATCTATGGAGTCAATACCGGGTTTGGCGGGAGCGCCGATGCCAGATCCGATGACCTCGACAGGGTTCAGCAGATTCTGATTAGCCATTTGACGTGTGGTATTATTTCTGACGCCGGAAATGGTGGTCCCAAGTCAGACCAGAGCAATGGCCACGCCCAGAACAATGGGCATTCAACCCAGAGCAGCGAAGAAACCAAAGCCATTGCACCTCTGCCACTCACCGATGCTCTCGCGGCAACCTGCATGCCCGAATCATGGGCAAGGGCGTCCATGCTCATCCGACTAAACTCTCTGGCTGGAGGAGCATCAGGTATCCGAGTGGAGCTCGCCGAGTCGCTAGTCAATCTCCTGAACAAGGACGTCGTGCCACGCATTCCAGTGCGAGGGAGCATCTCTGCCTCGGGTGACCTCAGCGCCCTCGCGTGGATCGCCGCCCTGATGCAGGGCAAGACAAGCGCCACGGCCTACAGCGGCCCGAGAGACGGGCAGGGAAAGACGGCGAGGCGAGTAACCCGAGCCGATGTGGCACTCGCCGACGCCGGCATATCTCCCATCACCTTGCACGCCAAAGAGGGCCTGGCCATCGTCAACGGCACCGCTGtctccgccgccgtcgcggcGCTGGCGGCCCACGAGTCCCTGCACCTCGCAGCGCTTTCCCAGGTCCTGACGGCCATGAGCGTGGAGGCGCTCAGGGGCACGGACGAGAGTTTCGATCCGTTCATCGGGCGCGTGAGACAGCATCCCGGCCAGGTGGACAGCGCGCGAAACATCAAGGCCTTCGTGGCCGGCTCGAAACTGCTCAAGGGACCGCCCACCCGGGGCGATGGCTTTACGCTCCGCCAGGACCGCTACTCGATACGCACAGCGAGCCAGTGGATCGGCCCCGTTCTCGAAGACTTTGGCCTGGCGTACGACCAGCTGACCACGGAGCTCAACTCGGTCACCGACAACCCTCTGATCGACGCGGCGTCGGACCGGGTGCTGCACGGGGGCAACTTCCAGGCGCGCGCAGTCACGTCGGCCGTGGAGAAGCTCCGGCAGGGCCTGCAGAGCATCGGGCGCATGCTCTTCACGCAGTGCACCGAGATGATCAACCCGGCCACCAGCTGGGGCCTGCCTCCGAACCTCTGCTCCGACGACCCGAACGACTCGTTCCTGTTCAAGGgcctcgacgtcgtcgtcgccgccctgACCTCGGAGCTGGGCTTCCTCGCCAACCCCGTCGGCTCGCACGTGCAGACCGCCGAGATGGGCAACCAGGCCATCAACTCGCTGGCCCTCGTCTCGGCCCGCTACACGCTCGAGGCGGTCGACGTGCTGTCCCAGCTGGCGGCCGCCCACCTGCTCGCGCTGTGCCAGGCCCTCGACCTGCGCGCCGTCGAGATCGAGGGCAAGCGCGTGGGCTCCCCCGACGCCACCAAGTATCTGGGCCGGGCCGCCCGGCGCATGTACCGCTTCGTGCGGCACGACCTCGGGATCCCCTTCCTGGGGGAGAGGCATCTGGCTTCCTCGTATGGTCAGGTTGGCGCTACGGCAAATGTGAGCCCGAGCATGGGGTTATACAACACTCGCGTCTACGAGTCGATCAGGTCTGGTAGGTTGTATCAGGTCGTTGTCGAGTGCCTCCGTGACGTTGAGAGGTAG